From one Rhineura floridana isolate rRhiFlo1 chromosome 4, rRhiFlo1.hap2, whole genome shotgun sequence genomic stretch:
- the ANKRD66 gene encoding ankyrin repeat domain-containing protein 66 isoform X3 gives MYEGLELGHSKIIRLLVEHGAHLCLRTEAGWTAAHFAAESGKLGVLRILHSLHAPVDAADLYGDTPKRIAEIYGHKDCAKFLEMAEVACREYCQIAKLKGTQLDVEDEDWDLKKEELLGKNKNDTTIETYKKLCGKRW, from the exons GGCACTCAAAAATAATAAGGCTACTTGTAGAGCATGGTGCTCACCTGTGCTTGAGAACCGAAGCAGGATGGACTGCAGCTCATTTTGCTGCTGAATCAGGGAAACTAGGAGTGTTAAGAATCCTTCATTCTTTGCATGCTCCTGTTGATGCTGCAGATCTCTATGGGGACACACCAAAGAGGATTGCGGAGATCTATGGGCACAAAGATTGTGCCAAGTTCTTAGAGAT GGCAGAAGTAGCATGCAGAGAGTATTGCCAGATAGCAAAATTAAAGGGAACTCAGCTGGATGTGGAGGATGAAGACTGGGATCTCAAAAAGGAAGAACTTTTGGGGAAAAATAAAAACGACACTACAATAGAAACCTACAAAAAATTATGTGGGAAAAGATGGTGA